The following are encoded in a window of Chitinophagaceae bacterium genomic DNA:
- a CDS encoding carboxypeptidase-like regulatory domain-containing protein: MKKFLPYFFIAAVFLPVGARAQFETFKDSVVQLYGIVMTADSLKGLESVSVVVKGQNRGTITNNKGVFSIVVLKGDVIEFTSIGYKPKVTTIPANLTGNQHSVIQLMVTDTVYLAATIIKARPTRAQFERDFVNAEIPDDYITIARKNTNEATRRLLVATLPTDGRESSSQYLRQSANKAYYTGQAPPQNIFNPFAWAEFIKAWKRGDFKRKN, from the coding sequence ATGAAGAAATTTTTACCATACTTTTTTATTGCTGCTGTCTTTCTTCCGGTTGGTGCCAGGGCCCAGTTCGAGACTTTCAAAGATTCCGTTGTTCAGTTATATGGCATCGTAATGACGGCCGACAGCCTGAAAGGGCTTGAATCGGTGAGTGTGGTGGTAAAGGGCCAGAACCGGGGTACCATCACCAATAATAAAGGTGTTTTCAGCATCGTGGTCTTAAAAGGTGACGTGATCGAATTTACCAGCATTGGTTATAAACCCAAGGTCACTACCATACCTGCAAACCTCACCGGAAACCAGCACAGTGTTATCCAGCTGATGGTTACCGACACGGTTTACCTGGCAGCCACTATCATTAAAGCAAGACCCACCCGGGCACAATTTGAACGGGACTTCGTGAATGCCGAAATACCGGACGACTACATAACCATTGCACGGAAGAATACCAATGAAGCCACCCGGCGGTTATTGGTTGCCACACTGCCTACAGACGGAAGGGAATCATCCAGCCAGTACCTGCGTCAAAGCGCCAATAAAGCTTATTATACCGGGCAGGCTCCCCCGCAGAATATCTTTAATCCCTTTGCCTGGGCTGAATTCATCAAAGCATGGAAGCGGGGAGATTTCAAAAGGAAGAATTAG
- a CDS encoding Mrp/NBP35 family ATP-binding protein: MTNEDILKALSNVQEPDLGKDLVTLNMVKDIAIDGNHVSFTVVLTTPACPLKDLIMNACINAIKLLVNKEAVVKVNFTSNTSSNRQDGKTILKGVKNIIAVVSGKGGVGKSTISSNLALALAQGGANVGLMDADIYGPSQHIMFGVRGERPMMKDDGDKGLIVPIEKFGIKMMSIGLLIDEKQAVVWRGPMVSTAIRQFVSDVDWGDLDYLVIDMPPGTGDIHLTIVQTVPVTGVIVVTTPQTVALADAKKGIAMFGQAQLKVPVIGLVENMSYFTPAELPDNKYYLFGKDGGKNLAEEFDIPFLGQIPIVQSIREGGDMGVPAMAGDDALTQKAFMDFAANAVRGIAMRNANLAPTQILEVVA, from the coding sequence ATGACAAACGAGGATATTTTAAAGGCATTAAGCAATGTGCAGGAACCCGACCTGGGCAAAGACCTGGTTACATTGAACATGGTCAAAGACATTGCCATTGATGGTAACCATGTTTCATTTACCGTGGTACTGACCACCCCTGCCTGTCCGCTGAAAGACTTGATCATGAATGCATGCATCAATGCCATAAAATTACTGGTGAATAAAGAGGCGGTCGTTAAAGTGAACTTCACCAGCAACACCAGCAGCAACCGCCAGGACGGAAAAACAATCTTAAAAGGCGTTAAAAATATCATTGCCGTGGTGAGTGGAAAGGGAGGCGTTGGTAAAAGTACAATATCATCAAACCTTGCCCTGGCGCTTGCACAGGGCGGCGCCAACGTGGGGCTGATGGATGCAGATATCTATGGTCCCAGTCAGCACATCATGTTCGGGGTACGCGGGGAAAGGCCCATGATGAAGGATGATGGCGACAAAGGGCTGATCGTACCCATCGAAAAATTCGGTATCAAGATGATGAGTATCGGCTTGCTCATTGATGAAAAGCAGGCCGTGGTATGGCGTGGCCCGATGGTGAGTACCGCCATCCGCCAGTTTGTGAGCGATGTGGATTGGGGCGACCTGGATTACCTGGTAATTGATATGCCGCCCGGCACCGGCGACATTCACCTGACCATTGTACAAACTGTGCCGGTAACCGGCGTGATCGTTGTAACCACCCCCCAGACCGTGGCCCTTGCTGATGCCAAAAAAGGGATCGCCATGTTTGGACAGGCCCAACTGAAAGTGCCCGTGATCGGTTTGGTGGAGAACATGAGTTATTTCACCCCGGCAGAATTACCGGATAATAAATACTACCTCTTCGGAAAAGACGGCGGCAAAAACCTGGCGGAGGAATTTGATATCCCATTCCTGGGACAGATACCCATTGTACAAAGCATACGGGAAGGAGGTGATATGGGTGTGCCGGCCATGGCAGGTGATGATGCCCTCACCCAAAAAGCATTCATGGATTTTGCAGCCAATGCCGTACGGGGCATCGCCATGCGGAATGCAAACCTGGCGCCAACACAGATACTGGAAGTTGTTGCGTAA
- the lysA gene encoding diaminopimelate decarboxylase has product MPSLSQQELVSIANEFGTPVYVYHAEHITAQYKKLTDAFAQTDTRFFYACKALTNIQVLRHIKSIGCNIDCSSINEVKLALHAGFEPGNILYTSNGIHFSEIEEAQGLGVHINIDSLSNLEKFGKKFGHGYPVGIRLRPNIMGGGNLKISTGHDKSKFGIPIDQLDKILALVSTYNLYIRNLHIHTGSDIKDVDVFIKGIEVLFDIIPSFNELDSIDLGGGFKVPYKPGDPETDIPLLARKVKEAFDDHPNPNGRHLQVWFEPGKFLVSEAGYLITTVNVIKETSATTFAGVNSGFNHLIRPMFYEAYHKIENISNPRGPEKKYSVVGNICETDTFAWDRKLNEVREGDHLVFKNAGAYGFEMSSNFNSRFKPAEVLVKDGKAQLIRRRDEFEDLLKNQVI; this is encoded by the coding sequence ATGCCTTCACTTTCACAACAGGAATTAGTTTCCATTGCCAATGAGTTCGGTACGCCGGTCTATGTTTATCATGCTGAGCATATAACGGCCCAATACAAAAAACTCACCGATGCCTTTGCGCAAACTGATACCCGGTTCTTTTATGCCTGCAAGGCACTGACCAATATCCAGGTATTAAGACATATTAAAAGCATTGGCTGCAATATTGACTGCAGTTCCATCAATGAAGTAAAACTTGCCTTGCATGCCGGTTTTGAACCAGGCAATATCCTGTACACCAGCAACGGCATTCATTTCTCTGAAATAGAAGAAGCACAGGGCCTGGGCGTACATATCAATATTGACAGCCTGAGCAACCTGGAAAAGTTCGGTAAGAAATTCGGGCACGGTTACCCGGTGGGTATCCGGCTGCGGCCAAATATCATGGGCGGGGGCAACCTGAAAATCTCTACGGGACACGACAAGAGTAAGTTTGGTATACCCATTGACCAGCTTGATAAAATTCTTGCGCTTGTTTCAACATACAACCTGTACATCCGGAACCTGCACATACATACCGGTAGCGATATAAAGGACGTTGATGTTTTCATCAAAGGAATAGAAGTACTGTTCGATATCATCCCTTCTTTCAACGAACTGGATTCCATTGACCTGGGCGGAGGCTTTAAAGTGCCTTACAAACCCGGTGATCCGGAAACAGACATTCCCCTGCTGGCAAGGAAAGTAAAGGAAGCATTCGATGATCATCCCAACCCCAACGGCAGGCATTTACAGGTCTGGTTTGAACCGGGCAAATTCCTGGTAAGTGAAGCGGGTTACCTGATCACAACCGTAAATGTCATCAAAGAAACATCGGCAACAACCTTTGCCGGTGTCAACAGCGGTTTCAATCACCTGATACGCCCCATGTTCTATGAAGCCTATCATAAAATTGAAAATATCAGCAATCCCCGCGGCCCCGAAAAAAAATATTCCGTAGTTGGTAATATCTGCGAAACAGACACATTTGCCTGGGACCGTAAACTGAATGAAGTACGTGAAGGCGACCACCTCGTTTTTAAAAATGCCGGCGCCTATGGTTTTGAGATGAGCAGCAACTTCAACTCCAGGTTCAAACCTGCCGAGGTACTGGTGAAGGACGGGAAGGCACAGTTGATCCGCCGCAGGGATGAATTTGAAGACCTGTTAAAGAACCAGGTGATCTGA
- a CDS encoding peptidase C1A papain gives MPIRMEDDPQDQQDFDESKTSGGGGGRGGGGGGLMNLLPMLLMLFRGGGGGKKILLLLVAGVAAYFFFFRNAGGGGGGVTDVVRNLFSQSGYNFNADTFKKASVYEGLADDDTKNPLPESISLLRFAPDRQNQGQQGSCVAWSSVYAARTIVEAASTGQSGNNTAYSPAFVYNQIGLEGCQGAYIQNAMEFMTSKGVVAYGSFPYDDKDCSRQPNNALMNEASQNNMLGFTRLTDGESTQGISIRAIKEHLAKDAPVVIGMMVGGSFMQEMKGKELWTPTDEDRSQMGFGGHAMCVIGYDDRRVAKYANGETYAGAFQIMNSWGDDWGVNGVAWVGYADFKEFVREAYGIDPMPKRGAAVNAVFECAIGLVKNDDRQYIPLRLRSGNVFETVNTVAPGTRFKMEIKNSVECYTYIFGQETDGSSYTLFPYPSKEDPTKTSFSPYCGITGYRLFPRGKSLVPDNVGNKDVFAIVVTKQAIDWYAVNNAITKSTGSSYADKLSDALRENGMSNIRFATGPGGTINFRVNDAQQNAVICVVEVNK, from the coding sequence ATGCCCATACGTATGGAAGACGATCCGCAGGATCAACAGGACTTTGATGAAAGTAAGACCTCCGGGGGCGGTGGTGGAAGAGGCGGGGGCGGTGGCGGACTGATGAACCTCCTGCCCATGCTTTTAATGTTATTCCGGGGCGGTGGCGGCGGTAAAAAAATATTGCTGCTGCTGGTTGCAGGCGTTGCTGCCTATTTCTTCTTTTTCCGGAATGCAGGTGGCGGTGGCGGTGGCGTGACGGATGTGGTCAGGAATCTCTTTTCTCAAAGCGGGTATAATTTTAATGCCGATACATTTAAAAAAGCCAGCGTGTATGAAGGCCTGGCCGATGACGATACAAAGAATCCCCTGCCTGAAAGTATTTCGCTCTTACGTTTTGCCCCCGACCGGCAGAACCAGGGCCAGCAGGGATCCTGTGTGGCATGGAGCAGTGTTTATGCAGCCCGTACCATTGTGGAAGCTGCGTCCACCGGGCAAAGCGGGAACAATACTGCATACAGCCCGGCTTTTGTTTACAACCAGATCGGCCTGGAAGGATGCCAGGGTGCATATATCCAGAACGCCATGGAGTTCATGACCAGTAAAGGGGTGGTGGCATACGGCTCTTTTCCTTATGATGATAAAGATTGCAGCCGGCAACCCAACAATGCATTGATGAATGAAGCTTCACAAAACAACATGCTCGGCTTCACCCGGTTAACAGACGGGGAAAGCACACAGGGAATAAGTATCCGTGCAATAAAAGAACACCTGGCAAAAGATGCACCCGTGGTGATCGGCATGATGGTGGGTGGAAGTTTTATGCAGGAGATGAAAGGCAAAGAGCTCTGGACACCAACGGATGAAGACCGCAGCCAGATGGGTTTTGGCGGACATGCCATGTGTGTGATCGGTTACGACGACCGGAGAGTAGCCAAATATGCCAATGGAGAAACATACGCGGGAGCATTCCAGATCATGAACAGTTGGGGAGATGACTGGGGCGTTAATGGTGTTGCCTGGGTTGGTTATGCCGACTTCAAAGAATTTGTAAGGGAAGCCTATGGCATTGACCCCATGCCCAAGCGTGGCGCTGCAGTGAATGCTGTTTTTGAATGTGCGATCGGCCTGGTAAAGAATGATGACAGGCAATACATCCCATTGCGGTTAAGGTCGGGAAATGTTTTTGAAACAGTGAATACGGTTGCACCCGGCACCCGGTTCAAAATGGAGATAAAGAATTCAGTGGAGTGTTATACCTATATTTTTGGACAAGAAACAGACGGAAGCAGTTATACCCTCTTTCCTTATCCCAGTAAAGAAGATCCCACCAAAACTTCCTTCTCTCCCTATTGCGGCATTACCGGTTACCGGTTATTTCCGCGGGGCAAAAGCCTGGTGCCGGATAACGTAGGCAATAAAGATGTGTTTGCCATTGTGGTCACCAAGCAGGCCATTGACTGGTATGCTGTAAACAATGCAATAACAAAAAGTACCGGGAGCAGCTATGCCGATAAACTGTCTGATGCACTCAGGGAAAACGGGATGAGCAATATCCGTTTTGCAACAGGCCCGGGTGGCACCATTAATTTCCGGGTGAATGATGCACAGCAAAATGCCGTGATCTGCGTAGTGGAGGTAAATAAATAA
- a CDS encoding thioredoxin family protein: MKKLLIASLSLLTALSYAQTPDNKLYHPEADAEKDIAAALKQAKAEHKYVLLLGGGNWCSWCIIFEKFCNDDPKIDSVIKSAFVPYHLNYSKENENKKIFAKYGYAQRFGFPVFIILNEKGERIHTQNSEYLEDGKKSYDRGRVQAFFEMWSPRALNPEMYGG, encoded by the coding sequence ATGAAAAAACTGCTCATTGCATCCCTTAGCCTTCTTACCGCACTAAGCTATGCACAAACACCGGATAATAAATTATACCACCCGGAAGCAGACGCAGAAAAAGACATTGCAGCTGCCCTGAAACAAGCAAAGGCCGAACATAAATACGTGTTGTTGCTTGGTGGTGGTAACTGGTGCAGCTGGTGCATCATTTTTGAAAAGTTCTGCAATGATGATCCAAAGATCGATTCTGTTATTAAGTCAGCTTTTGTTCCTTATCATTTGAACTACAGCAAGGAGAACGAGAATAAAAAAATATTTGCAAAATACGGCTATGCCCAGCGTTTCGGGTTTCCCGTGTTCATCATCTTAAACGAAAAAGGTGAGCGCATCCATACCCAGAACAGCGAATACCTGGAGGACGGAAAGAAAAGTTATGACAGGGGAAGGGTGCAGGCGTTCTTTGAAATGTGGAGCCCGCGTGCGCTGAATCCGGAAATGTACGGAGGGTAG
- a CDS encoding DUF4442 domain-containing protein has translation MTNLQSNAAQFLKLINSPLKFRLFLLSKLPSAFFCGVRVRYADEKKCVVTVPYKWLSQNPFKSTYFACLGMAAEMSTGVLAMAHIYKRRPAVSMLVLKVEGSFLKKAVGRTTFTCEEGLILEQAIEDAISGDEGKTITARSYGRNAEGEVVAEFSITWGFKAKK, from the coding sequence ATAACTAATCTACAGTCCAACGCCGCACAATTCCTTAAACTTATAAACAGCCCCCTCAAATTCCGGCTGTTCCTTCTTTCCAAACTACCCAGCGCTTTTTTTTGCGGTGTACGGGTACGTTATGCCGATGAAAAGAAATGCGTGGTTACGGTTCCTTACAAATGGCTGAGCCAGAACCCCTTCAAGAGCACGTATTTTGCCTGCCTGGGCATGGCGGCTGAAATGAGTACCGGTGTGCTGGCCATGGCACATATATATAAACGCAGGCCTGCCGTGAGCATGCTGGTATTGAAAGTGGAAGGCAGTTTTCTTAAAAAGGCCGTTGGCCGTACAACCTTTACCTGTGAAGAAGGTCTCATCCTGGAACAAGCCATCGAAGACGCCATTTCCGGTGACGAAGGAAAAACGATCACCGCAAGGTCTTATGGCAGAAATGCGGAAGGCGAAGTGGTGGCTGAATTTTCGATCACCTGGGGTTTTAAAGCAAAGAAGTAA